Genomic segment of Streptomyces alboniger:
GAGGCCGCCGAGTACGCCCTGGCCGACGGCGACATGGACTTCGCCCACCGCTGCCTCGCCCTCGCCCGGAACTCCTGCCGGGACGACCGGGTGCGCGCCTCGCTCACCGTCAAGCTGGCCGGTGTCGTCTGGCGCACTGATCCGGCGGCCGTCGACATCGACGCCCCGGCGCTCCTGCTGGACGCGAAGGCGGGCCGCCTCTCGCCCGGCGACCTCGTGGTGTCCCTGTCGTACCTGGCCTGGTCGGGCCGGCTGCACGAGGCGAGAGAGGTGCTGGAGGCCCTCGAAGGCACCGACGGCTGGTCCGGGCGCGAGGAGCGGACGGCCCTGGCCGCCGCCCGCCGCTGGCTGACCGTGCTCAGCCCCTCGCTGGGCATGGAGCCCGGCGACGAGGAGCCGATGCGCCCGGGGCCCGCCGACACCCTCGCGGGAGACGCGGAGATCGCCCATCTGCACGCCTCCTCCGCGGTGGCGGCCGCCCTGTCGGAGAGCAGGCGCGAGGACGCGGTGGCCGAAGCCACCCGGGTGCTCCAGCGCTACCGGCTCGACGACGGCTATGTGCAGCCCCTGGCCCTCGCCCTCTGGGCGCTGGTGTACGCCGGCCGACTGGATCTCGCCGCCCCTTGGTGCGAGCGGCTGCTCAACGAATCGGCGGACCACCACGCCCGGCCCTGGCAGGCCGTGTTCACCTCCGTAAGGGCCGAGACGGCCCTGCGCCAGGGCGACCTGCCCAGCGCGAAGGTGCACGCCGAAGCGGCACTGCGGCACCTGGGGCCGCGGGGCTGGTCCCTCGCTCGCACCTTCCCGCTCGCCACGCTGATCCAGGCACACACCGGCATGGGGCAGTTCGACGAGGCGGAGAGCCTGCTCGGCCAGACCGTGCCGGAGGCGTTCCTGCACACCCTGCCCGGCCTGCACTACGCACGCGCCCGAGGCCGCTGGAATCTGGCCACCGGCCGCTACCACGCCGCTCTCGGAGACTTCCTGGCCTGCGGCGAGGCCCTTGAGGAGTGGGGTATCGACGCCCCCGAGCTGGTGCCGTGGCGGCTCGACGCGGCGGAGACCTGGCTGGCCCTCGGCCACCCCGACAAGGCCCGGAGCCTGGCTGAGCAGCAACTGCTGCGCAGCCCCGACCGGGCGCGCGGTACGGCGCTGCGGCTGGTCGGCGCGACCGGCGAGGGCCGCCGCGGGCTCCAGCAGCTCCAGGAAGCGGTGGAGATACTGGAGAACGGCGGCGACCGGCTGCAACTGGCGCTGTGCCTGGGCGAGTTGGGGCGGCTCTACCGGGTGATGGACGATGTCAACCGAGCCCGGATGCTCGTTCGCAAGGCGTGGCACGTGGCCAAGTCGTGCGGCGCCGAGCCGCTCTGCCGCCAGCTGATACCGGGCGGCGCGGACCCCGACCTGGAGACACCGCGTCACGAGCCCGTGCTGCCGCAGGACACGGCCGCGCTGACCGAGGCGGAGAGCCGCGTGGCCGTGCTGGCGGCCCACGGCAACACGAACCGGGAGATCGCGGCGAGGCTGTACGTCACCGTCAGCACGGTGGAACAGCATCTGACGCGCATCTACCGGAAGTTAAAGGTCAACAGGCGCCGCGACCTGTCGACCCGGCTGGCAGGCGGCGGCGACGCCCAGTTCGCGCTGAACGGCAGGCAAACAGTCGCCGATCTGGTTGCGATGGAGGTGACGTCCTGTGGAACAGGCCGTCGCGACTAACCGCATCTGTACATGACCTTGACACCTATCAGGTGTCCTGACCGGAGATGATCGACCGGTCACCCCCGTTCCGCCGGGCCGCCGCGGAACGAACGGGGGGCAGTACGGGCAGTACCCCCGCACCGGGGGGATCGCAACGGGGAAGCGCAGTGGCAGTCGGATCCCGGCCTCGGCCGGGACAGCGGCACCGGCCGCCGCAGCGCACATCGCAACGGGGAAGCACGACGTGCAGGCAGGACCAGTCGACCGCTGGCGTGTCCGTACCTCGTCGCCACTCGTGAGCGACGGAGGGGAAGGACACGTGGCCATGTTGGTGTATCGGGGCGAGGAAGCGGCGCGGCTCCGCGAGTTTCTCGAGGCGGACCCCAGGACGGGGAGACCCGGCCCCCGCCTCGCGGTCATCAGCGGCGCGGCCGGCATGGGCAAGACCGAACTCCTCCACACCATCGCGGAGTTCGCCGCGGCGAACCGGGTCACCGTGGTGAGCGCCGTGGCGGCGCCCACGGAACAGGACCTGCCGTACGCCGTACTGGAACAGCTCCAGCAGGGCGTGCCGGCCGAGCCGGGGCCGAAGCCAGGGCAGGAGCAGGAGCACCGGACGGACCCCCCGGGGCGCCCGGAAGCCGCGGCGCCCTCCGCGCCCGCCGCCCCCGCCTCCCAGGTCCCGCTGCGGGTCCTGAGCGAACTGACGCGCGGTTTCGGCGCACCGGCCGCTGCCGGGCGGGTGCTCATCACCGTCGACGACATCCAGTTCGCGGACGCCCAGTCCCGCCAGGTCCTGGAGTACCTCCTGCGGAACTCCGGGTTCTCCGGTCTGTCCGTGGTGGTGACGGAAGGGCCCGCGCCGACCGGGGAGGCCTTCTGCGCCGACGCGGCGCCGGAAGCCGGCCGCGTGCTGCGTATGCGGCTCGGACCGCTCGGCGTCGAGGACGTCGGCCGGCTGCTCGCCGACCAGCTCCCCGCCGCCGAGGCCACCCACCTCGCCCCGGACTTCCACCGGGCGACGGGCGGCAATCCCATGCTGCTCAAGGCGCTCGCCGCGGACCAGCTCCTGCCGTCGGCCGCCCGCCGGGGCGGCGGGACACCGCAGGCCGGCGACCTGTTCCGGCAGGCCGCGCTGCGCTGTGCGCAGCGCAGCGGTGACTACGCCCTGGCCGTCGCGCGCGGTCTCGCGCTGCTCCGGGAGCCCCCGACCTCGCCGAACGTGAGTCTGCTGCTCAGCGTCGAGGACCGGACGATCCGGTCGGCCGCGGCCGCCCTGGAGGACGCGGGCATCCTGTGCGGACGGCGGTTCCGGCACGAAGCGATGGGGGAGGCCGTACTGGACGACCTGTCGACCGAGGAGGCCGCGCGGCTGCACTACTGCGCGGCCAAGCTGCTGCACCAGAGCGGTGCGGACCCCGTGCGGGTCGCGACTCAGCTGCTGGCCCAGGATCTGCGGGGGCCGGTGGACGAGGCATGGGTGTGGGAGGTCCTCCAGGAGGCCGCCCGCCAGGCGCCGGCCGGGGGTGAGCCCGACTTCGCGGTGCGGTGCCTACAGATGGCCGAGCGCTGCTGCCGGGACGAGCCGACCCGGTTGTCCATCCGGGCCCAACTGGCCGAACTCAACTGGGGCCACCAGCCGGCGACCGCCGCCCAACAGGTGCGGTCACTGGCCCTGCCGGCCCGCGACGGCCGGCTGCCGATCAGCTACACCCTGCGGCTGGTACCCAAGCTGATGTGGTACGGGTACGTGGACGAGGCGACCGCCGCCCTCCGGCTGGCGAGCACGACCGCCGCCGAGACGCACGCGCCGCGCCTGGACGACGAGGTCAGGGCGACCCGGTTGCAGGTGGCCGGTACGTACCCGGACGCCCTCACGGAGAACGACCGGGCTCCCTACGCCGAGCAGCGGCCGGAACGGGAGGCGGCCACCGCGTCCGTGTCCACCGCGGCGACCGAATCCGCGGCGACCGAAACCACGGCCACCGCCCCCATGCTGACGAAGCCCACGCCGACGAAGTCCACGGAGTCCCACCCCGCCCCGACCGCACTCAGCCCGACCGCATCCGCCCCGACGGCATCCGCCTCGACCGCATCCGCCTCGACCGCATCCGCCCCGACGAAGCCCGCCCCGGGTGCCGCTGCCCGCGCCCGGGTCCGGGTGTTCGGCGCGCTCAACTCCGTACTGGGTCTGCGGTCGGAGTCGACGGCGGTGGCGGACGCCGAGCAGATCCTGCGGTCCACCATGCTGACCGAGACCACCGTCGAGATGCTGCTGGCCGCGCTGGGAGCCCTCATCCTCAGCGATCTGCTCGCCTCCTCGGCCCGCTGGTGCGACCGGCTGCTTGGACAGGCCCGCGGCAAGCGCGCCCTGGCCATGCTCATGGCCATCCGGGCGCACATCTTCCTGCGGCAAGGCAATCTCACCGCGGCCGTGGAGCGAGCCGAGGCATCGCTGGCGCGGCTGCCCGCGCACGGCTGGGGCGTCGGCATCGGACTGCCCCTGTCGGCCCTGGTGGAGGCCCGCACCCGCATGGGGCACCACGAGGCGGCGGCGGAACTGCTCGAACGGCCGGTACCCGACGCGATGTTCAGGACCCGCTACGGCCTCTCCTACCTCCACGCGCGCGCGGCGCTACAGCTACAGACCGGGCGTCACCACGCCGCTCTCGCCGACTTCATGCGGTGCGGCGAACTCATGATGGCCTGGGGCATGGACTCACCCGCCCTGGTGCCGTGGCGCACCGGTGCGGCGCAGACCTGGCTGAGGCTTCAGGATTCCGAACGGGCCGCGGCCCTGGTCGAGGACGAACTGTCCCGCACGCACCCCAAACACCTGCGCACCCGGGGCGCCGCCCTGCGGGTGCTGGCCGCCACCCGCCCCCTCCCGCAACGACCCGCCCTGCTGGAGGAAGCGGTGCGACTGCTCCGCGACGCCGGTGACTCGTACACCATGGCCCTGGCCATGACCGACCTCGGCCACGCCTACAAGCGGCTCGGCGCACCGGCCAAGGGACGTGGACTGGTCCGGCAGGCGGGGCAGATGGCCGACATCTGCGGCGCGTACGAACCCTTCCGGGCGCCCCAGCCCGTCGCGGCCCGCGTCGCCCCCGCCCGTGTCGCCCCGGCCGGTCCCGGAGCCCTGCCCGAAGGACCGGAACCGACCTCCGGGGCCGGGATCCGCGCGGAGGAGGCCCTGACGGAGGCCGAACGCCGGGTGGCCAGGCTGGCCGCGCTCGGCCACACCAACCGCGAGATCTCCAGCAAGCTCTTCATCACCGTCAGCACGGTGGAGCAACATCTCACCCGGGTCTACCGGAAGATCAACATCAGGCGCCGACAGGACCTGCCGACCACTTTGGACTTCGATGTCGCCGACTGCGCCTGAACGACAACTCCTCGCCGTGAGCGATCTTCACGTCGGGATGGCCGACAACTGGCCGATCACCGAATCCCTGCGCCCGGAGAGCGACGGAGACTGGCTGATCGTGGCCGGGGACGTCGCCGAACTGACGCAGGACATCGAGCGGGCACTGCGGATGCTGGCCGACCGTTTCGCCAAGGTGATCTGGGCGCCGGGCAACCACGAACTGTGGACGCCGCGCGAGGATCCGGTCCAACTGCGCGGCGAAGCCCGCTACCGGCACCTGGTGGAACTCTGCGCAAGCCTCGGCGTGGTGACCCCGGAGGACCCCTACCCGGTCTGGGACGGCCCGGGAGGTCCCCTCGCCGTCGCCCCGCTCTTCGTGCTCTACGACTACACCTTCCGGGCGCCCGGCGCCCGGACCGAGGAGGAGTCACTGGCCCGCGCCTACGAAGCGGGTGTGGTGTGCACGGACGAGTTCCTGCTCCACCCCGACCCCCATCCCGGCCGGGCCGCGTGGTGCCGGGCGCGCGTCGCGGAGACCGAACGCCGCCTGGCCGCGCACGACCCTGGCCTGCCCCTCGTACTCGTGAACCACTTCCCGCTGGTGCGGCAGCCCACGGACGTCCTGTGGCACCCGGAGTTCGCCCAGTGGTGCGGTACCGAGCTGACAGCCGACTGGCACACCCGCTTCCACACCGCCGCGGTCGTCTACGGGCACCTGCACATCCCACGCACCACCTGGTACGACGGGGTCCGCTTCGAGGAGGTCTCCATCGGCTACCCACGCGAGTGGCGCAAACGCGGCCACCCACGAGGCCTGCTGCGCCGGATCGCTCCGGTCACACCGGAGACCGTGGCCCCGCAGGGCACCGCCGACCGACTGAAGGGGCGTCCATGATCAGCCAGTTGCTGCCGAAGACGGTCGTCTGCGCGGAGGCCTACGAGGACGGGGAGAGCCCGGAGACAGCCCTGTATCCCGAGGAGGCGGCCCTCGTCGCGTCCTCGGTGCCCGGACGGCGCGCGGAGTTCGCGACCGTACGGGCCTGCGCGCGGCGGGCGCTCGCCGGTCTGGGGCTGCCGCCCTCGCCGGTGCTGCCGGGGGTGCGCAACGTGCCGCAGTGGCCGAAGGGCGTGGTGGGAAGCATGACCCACTGTGCGGGTTACCGCGCCGCGGCGCTGGCCAAGGCCGACGACGTCCTGGCGGTCGGCATCGACGCGGAGCCCGACGGGCCGCTCCCGGACGGTGTACTGGAGGCGATCGCACTGCCGCGTGAGGCCGCGTGGGCGCTCGCCCCGGGGACGGCCGGTCCCGTGCACCGGGACCGTTTGCTGTTCAGCGCCAAGGAGTGCGTCTACAAGACCTGGTTCCCGCTCATCCGGCGCGAGATCGACTTCGATGACGCGGAGATCACCTTCAGCGATGCCGCCGGATCGTCCGGGACGTTCTCGGCGCGGATCCTGCGCCCGGGGCGGCTGCCCGACGGGGGGCCGCTGACGGGTTTCACGGGCCGTTGGCTCGCTCGGGACGGGCTGCTCGTCACCGCGATCGCGCTGGAGGCCAAGGGGCCCGCCCGCTCATAGGAATCCGCCGCCCGCTCATAAGAACCCGCGCGTTCATAAGAATCCGCCCGCCAGGATCCCACCTGCGCACAAAAAGCGGACGCCGGTTCCGATGGTCGATCGGAACCGGCGCCCGCCGGACGCTGCCGGACGGGGGACCGACAGCGGGTTCAAGGGGACCTGACGTAGCGTCAGGCCCAGGTCACGCGGTGGCCGTTGCCGTAGCTGTCGCCGTGGCGCCGGCTGTGGCGACGAGCGACTCGAGGTGAGTGACCACCTCGCCGATGCCGGGAAGGCCGAGCATCTGCCGGTGGGCGCTGCGTATGCCCGCCTGGATCCGGTCGTCGCCGAGCACCTGCTTGCAGGCCAGGGCGACGCCCTCGGCCGTCACGTCGGTGACATGGGCGCCGAGGCCCAGCTCCGCCAGCCGCTCGGAGTTGTGCAGGTGGTCGCCGAACTGGGGCAGTGACACCATCGGCACACCCTGCCGGATGGCCTCACGCACACTGTTGTAACCACCGTGCGTCACGAACAGCTGGGCGCACTCCAGGAGTTGCTGCTGCGGCAGCCAGTCCATCACGGTCACGTTGTCCCCCACCGTGACGCCGTCGATGGGGAAGCCCGCGGTGGCCACGACCGCGTGGCAGTCGAGTGCGGAGAGCCCATCGATGATGGCCCGCAGCGTCTCGGAGGGGTGGAGCATGCCCTCGGGCGGCTCGACGCCCTGCTCCTTCATGCCCATCACCGTGGGCAGTGCGCTGCCCACCGACGCCACCACCAGCGGGCGGTCGCCCGGCAGTTCGGCCAGCTCGGCGGGGAGGCCCCGTGTGCCGTGCAGCGCCGCGGGCTGCTGGTAGGCGAACGCCTGCGGTGCCGGGTAGCGGGTGAAGGAGAACGCGTGGGGGACGCAGTCGATGCGGCCGAAGGGGTAGACCGACCACGGCTCCGTCCGGGGCGGCAGGCCGACTTCGACGCGCCGCTCGTTCAGGAAAGGCAGCAGGCCTTCGGGATCGGTGACATTCGTCGGCCCCGAGGGGCAGGAGACGTGCGGAATGCCGAGCGCTTCGGCGACCAGTACGCCGGTCAGTTCGCCACCGTCCCGCAATACCAGATCGGGATTCCATTCCCGGGCGATCGGAATGATCCGCTCGAAGGTGGTGGTGATATGCGGGCCGCCGCCCCAGAGGATCATCTGCAACCTGTTGTCGACGACGATCTCCTCGCCGGGGTTGCTCTCCTCGAAGCGGGCCCGCAGGGAGAATATGGAGTGCATGATCTCCGGAATGCCCGGCATCACGGGCCGTACGGTGACCGGCGAACCCTCGAATACGGGGACGAGATGCTCGGGCACCGTGGCGAGAACCTCGTGGCCCGCCTCGGCCAGCGCCCGTGCCAGCGGCAGCACCTCATTGGCATGCCCCTGAGTTCCGGTCACCGTACAGAAAACTCGCATTTCCAGATCTCCCTGACGTTCCGTGTGTGCCGCGCCGGCCCAATTTCCTGAAGTGAATGTTTCCGGCCGGCGAGAGGCGGCGACAACCCCTACCCGCCCCTCCCGTACGACGGTCAGGCGGCGCTGGTCTGCTTGGTCCGTCCCGCGGACGCCACGGGCTTCGGCCGCCGGATCCAGCGGATGGCGACACCGACCGTGCGGACCAGAACCATGGCCATGGCCATCAGGACGAAGAAGGCGGCCACCCCGTCGGGGTCGATCTGCTGCTCGACCGTCCACTTGCCGAAATCGGCGCGGAAGGAATCGATGTTCTCCAGCGACCAGATGAACGTGAGCCGACTGACGAGCACGATCAGCCAGATGGCGAGGTAACTCCAGCCGGCCCGGGTGTAGGTCTTTCCGGTGGCCGTGTCGTTCTCGACGGTCATGGTGTAGAGCAGTCCGACACCGATGACCGCGCCGATGGCGATTCCGACACCGGCCGACGTGAGATTGGGCTGCGTCGTCTTCATGTTGTGCAGCATGTCGTAGGCGAAATAGGCCACGAGTCCCAGCGGCATGAGCAGCTTGAGGAGTCCGAAGCGATGCCGCCCCACCTGGGTGGTAAGGACGATGGTGATCAGGATCCCGGCCAGGAACAGAGCATCCAACATGGCGTCAGTCACTGCGTACCTCCGCTTCTTTCTCGTGCTTCGTTCGTGCGTATGAAGGAAGACTAGGAGCCGCGCGAATTCCCGTCCTGGGGTCACGGGTGGAGAAAGGGGGTGGAGACCGGGACTTCGGTTTCCACCCCCCACAGCCCTCCGCAGGGAGGACCCGGACGGACCACTACGCCGACGGGTCCAGGCGCGCGAGCCACTCGTGCACGGCCCGTGCCGTCTCGCCGGCGTGCTCCTCCATCATCGAGAAGTGGTCGCCCGCGGTGTCCAGCGCACTGTGCTCAAGGCGCCAGGAGGACTGCCAGTCCGCCGTGTGCCGCCAGTTCGGCAGCGGCTCCGAAGCCCTCACCAGCAGCGTGGGCGTGGCGATCGGCTGCGGCTGCCAGGCGCCGAACACGCGGAAGTACCCCGCCATCGCGGTGAGCCGCACATCACCGAGCGCCCCCAGGCCGCCCGCCGCCGCGCCCGCCGTGGCCCCGGAGTCCGGCTCCCGCTCGCCGTCCGGGGATCCGGCGCCCCCGATCCGCGTCTGGACCCCCTCGAACGCCTTCGCGTCCAGCGGGTAGATGTCCATCAGGACCAGCGCCCGCGGCTGTACGCCCAGCGACTCCAGCCGGCTCACCAGCGCGTGCGCCAGCATGCCTCCTGAGGAGTGCGCGGCCAGCACGAACGGCTTGCCGTCCGTGTGGGCGAGCAGCGATTCGGCGTGTGCCGCGGCCAGCGCGTCCACACTCGCCGGCAGCGGCTCCCCGGGAACGAAACCGGGTGCCGGCAGCACCGACACGTCACGGACATCGCGGAGCGCGGCGGCGAACCGGGCGTACTCGTGCGGCCCCGACATCGGCAGGACCGAGGGGATGCAGACCAGCTCGGCGCCGGACTCACCCTTGGCCAGCCGGACCACGTCCAGCTCGCCGGACAGCTCCGCGGACGACGCAAACGACGGCCGGAACTCCGAGGCGCTGGTGAGCAGCGTGACGAACTCCTGGAGCCGGCCCAGCTCGCCCGCACGCCGCGCCATCGCCCCGAACACGCTCTCCTGACCGGCCGCGGCGGGTCCCTCCCCTTCCTCGGGGCGCGACGCGGCCGCCGCGCCCATGGCCCGGGTGAGATAGGCGGCCAGCGCCTCCGAGGTGGGGTTCTCGAAGGCGACGGTCGCCGGCAGCCGGACCCCGGTCGCGGCGCCCAGGCGGTTGCGCAGTTCGACGGCGCTCAGCGAGTCGAAGCCCATCTCCAGGAACCTCCGGGTGGGCGCCACCGCGTCAGCGTCGGCGTAGCCGAGGACAGAGGCGGCCTGAGTACGGACGTACTCCAGCATCGCCGCGCCCCGCTCGTGCTCCGGCAGCCCGGCCAGCCGCTCCGTCAGCGACGGGCCCGCGGCCTGTG
This window contains:
- a CDS encoding helix-turn-helix transcriptional regulator, with product MFLDAHYVEREKQRNLLRELLGKAGEGQGQVALLSGAVASGKSALLMNCADQALAEGALLLDTAGVPAERDRPFGLLGRIFASAPLTSAAHAEVARLIDGVAGGESSVHDQMLAMPQLSAVLLDLAKDHLVVIAVDDVHDSDQASLRFLLYLTRRIRHCRMLVVLTEPARLESGKRGFHTELAHLPHCTLLRLKLLSPMGTVGLLSEHFTPSTAARLAPELHDITGGSPLLLRALVEDRLTATEAGDPYQPLVRGDNYAQAVLDCLHRCGPEPLEIARGIAVLGAHTGPGLLSRLLGLHLRDVEQAVADLGQCGLLSEGRFRDEQAAAVVRDAVPADRLSGLHTRAAELLHQDGSAAYDIARHLVVAGDTADLWAVPVLQEAAEYALADGDMDFAHRCLALARNSCRDDRVRASLTVKLAGVVWRTDPAAVDIDAPALLLDAKAGRLSPGDLVVSLSYLAWSGRLHEAREVLEALEGTDGWSGREERTALAAARRWLTVLSPSLGMEPGDEEPMRPGPADTLAGDAEIAHLHASSAVAAALSESRREDAVAEATRVLQRYRLDDGYVQPLALALWALVYAGRLDLAAPWCERLLNESADHHARPWQAVFTSVRAETALRQGDLPSAKVHAEAALRHLGPRGWSLARTFPLATLIQAHTGMGQFDEAESLLGQTVPEAFLHTLPGLHYARARGRWNLATGRYHAALGDFLACGEALEEWGIDAPELVPWRLDAAETWLALGHPDKARSLAEQQLLRSPDRARGTALRLVGATGEGRRGLQQLQEAVEILENGGDRLQLALCLGELGRLYRVMDDVNRARMLVRKAWHVAKSCGAEPLCRQLIPGGADPDLETPRHEPVLPQDTAALTEAESRVAVLAAHGNTNREIAARLYVTVSTVEQHLTRIYRKLKVNRRRDLSTRLAGGGDAQFALNGRQTVADLVAMEVTSCGTGRRD
- a CDS encoding helix-turn-helix transcriptional regulator yields the protein MLVYRGEEAARLREFLEADPRTGRPGPRLAVISGAAGMGKTELLHTIAEFAAANRVTVVSAVAAPTEQDLPYAVLEQLQQGVPAEPGPKPGQEQEHRTDPPGRPEAAAPSAPAAPASQVPLRVLSELTRGFGAPAAAGRVLITVDDIQFADAQSRQVLEYLLRNSGFSGLSVVVTEGPAPTGEAFCADAAPEAGRVLRMRLGPLGVEDVGRLLADQLPAAEATHLAPDFHRATGGNPMLLKALAADQLLPSAARRGGGTPQAGDLFRQAALRCAQRSGDYALAVARGLALLREPPTSPNVSLLLSVEDRTIRSAAAALEDAGILCGRRFRHEAMGEAVLDDLSTEEAARLHYCAAKLLHQSGADPVRVATQLLAQDLRGPVDEAWVWEVLQEAARQAPAGGEPDFAVRCLQMAERCCRDEPTRLSIRAQLAELNWGHQPATAAQQVRSLALPARDGRLPISYTLRLVPKLMWYGYVDEATAALRLASTTAAETHAPRLDDEVRATRLQVAGTYPDALTENDRAPYAEQRPEREAATASVSTAATESAATETTATAPMLTKPTPTKSTESHPAPTALSPTASAPTASASTASASTASAPTKPAPGAAARARVRVFGALNSVLGLRSESTAVADAEQILRSTMLTETTVEMLLAALGALILSDLLASSARWCDRLLGQARGKRALAMLMAIRAHIFLRQGNLTAAVERAEASLARLPAHGWGVGIGLPLSALVEARTRMGHHEAAAELLERPVPDAMFRTRYGLSYLHARAALQLQTGRHHAALADFMRCGELMMAWGMDSPALVPWRTGAAQTWLRLQDSERAAALVEDELSRTHPKHLRTRGAALRVLAATRPLPQRPALLEEAVRLLRDAGDSYTMALAMTDLGHAYKRLGAPAKGRGLVRQAGQMADICGAYEPFRAPQPVAARVAPARVAPAGPGALPEGPEPTSGAGIRAEEALTEAERRVARLAALGHTNREISSKLFITVSTVEQHLTRVYRKINIRRRQDLPTTLDFDVADCA
- a CDS encoding metallophosphoesterase family protein, giving the protein MSPTAPERQLLAVSDLHVGMADNWPITESLRPESDGDWLIVAGDVAELTQDIERALRMLADRFAKVIWAPGNHELWTPREDPVQLRGEARYRHLVELCASLGVVTPEDPYPVWDGPGGPLAVAPLFVLYDYTFRAPGARTEEESLARAYEAGVVCTDEFLLHPDPHPGRAAWCRARVAETERRLAAHDPGLPLVLVNHFPLVRQPTDVLWHPEFAQWCGTELTADWHTRFHTAAVVYGHLHIPRTTWYDGVRFEEVSIGYPREWRKRGHPRGLLRRIAPVTPETVAPQGTADRLKGRP
- a CDS encoding 4'-phosphopantetheinyl transferase family protein, yielding MISQLLPKTVVCAEAYEDGESPETALYPEEAALVASSVPGRRAEFATVRACARRALAGLGLPPSPVLPGVRNVPQWPKGVVGSMTHCAGYRAAALAKADDVLAVGIDAEPDGPLPDGVLEAIALPREAAWALAPGTAGPVHRDRLLFSAKECVYKTWFPLIRREIDFDDAEITFSDAAGSSGTFSARILRPGRLPDGGPLTGFTGRWLARDGLLVTAIALEAKGPARS
- a CDS encoding glycosyltransferase, with protein sequence MTGTQGHANEVLPLARALAEAGHEVLATVPEHLVPVFEGSPVTVRPVMPGIPEIMHSIFSLRARFEESNPGEEIVVDNRLQMILWGGGPHITTTFERIIPIAREWNPDLVLRDGGELTGVLVAEALGIPHVSCPSGPTNVTDPEGLLPFLNERRVEVGLPPRTEPWSVYPFGRIDCVPHAFSFTRYPAPQAFAYQQPAALHGTRGLPAELAELPGDRPLVVASVGSALPTVMGMKEQGVEPPEGMLHPSETLRAIIDGLSALDCHAVVATAGFPIDGVTVGDNVTVMDWLPQQQLLECAQLFVTHGGYNSVREAIRQGVPMVSLPQFGDHLHNSERLAELGLGAHVTDVTAEGVALACKQVLGDDRIQAGIRSAHRQMLGLPGIGEVVTHLESLVATAGATATATATATA
- a CDS encoding DUF1453 family protein, producing the protein MTDAMLDALFLAGILITIVLTTQVGRHRFGLLKLLMPLGLVAYFAYDMLHNMKTTQPNLTSAGVGIAIGAVIGVGLLYTMTVENDTATGKTYTRAGWSYLAIWLIVLVSRLTFIWSLENIDSFRADFGKWTVEQQIDPDGVAAFFVLMAMAMVLVRTVGVAIRWIRRPKPVASAGRTKQTSAA